A window of Gadus chalcogrammus isolate NIFS_2021 chromosome 16, NIFS_Gcha_1.0, whole genome shotgun sequence contains these coding sequences:
- the camkk1b gene encoding calcium/calmodulin-dependent protein kinase kinase 1b, producing MSAADHPSAGRAEPDSENSELADMVAAMSTTSSHMTPPNGYRSGQNRTTPHRLTMSDRKLSLQERGSRGARQPTIETKRVSITDGEDCVQLNQYKLQSEIGKGSYGVVKLAYNEDAEKFYAMKVVSKKKMLKQCGFLRRPPPQGSCSKPQEPLQRVYQEIAILKKLDHHNIVKLVEVLDDPGEDNLHMAFELMTKGAVMDVPTETPFTEEQARFYFRDVLLGIEYLHYQKIIHRDIKPTNLLLGEDGHVKIADFGISNVFEGSDARLSSMAGTPAFMAPEMMAELEQGAGFSGKALDVWAMGVTLYCFVYGKCPFYHEFIVELHVKIKNEPVCFPQETTLSEDLKELILLMLDKNPETRITIPQIKLHPWMTQHGADPLPLEEEHCTAVEVTEEEVQNSIRLIPSLSAVILVKSMLRKRSFGNPFDSPRSRAERSMSAPGGLLTGTWGLLGSSMHVHPCGVHRRGSIDGELEDLYEDDAIPESS from the exons ATGAGCGCTGCGGATCATCCCAGTGCGGGCCGCGCCGAGCCTGACTCGGAAAACAGCGAGCTGGCCGACATGGTGGCGGCCATGAGCACCACCTCCAGCCACATGACCCCGCCCAACGGCTACCGGAGCGGACAAAATCGCACCACGCCCCACCGGCTCACCATGTCCGACAGGAAGCTGTCCCTGCAGGAGCGGGGGTCCCGCGGCGCCAGGCAGCCCACCATCGAGACCAAGCGCGTGTCCATCACCGACGGCGAG gattGTGTCCAGCTCAACCAATATAAGCTGCAGTCGGAGATTGGGAAG GGTTCGTACGGGGTGGTAAAATTAGCCTACAATGAGGATGCGGAAAAGTTCTAT GCCATGAAGGTGGTCTCAAAAAAGAAGATGCTGAAGCAGTGTGGATTTCTAC gccgcccccctccccaggggTCTTGCTCCAAACCCCAGGAGCCTCTGCAGAGGGTGTACCAGGAGATCGCTATCCTGAAGAAGCTGGACCACCACAACATCGTGAAGCTAGTGGAG GTGCTTGATGATCCCGGTGAAGACAACCTCCACATGG CTTTCGAATTGATGACAAAGGG GGCGGTGATGGACGTTCCCACTGAAACCCCCTTCACAGAAGAGCAGGCTCGCTTCTACTTCAGAGACGTTCTCCTCGGCATAGAGTACT TGCACTACCAGAAGATCATCCACCGAGACATCAAGCCGACCAACCTGTTGCTAGGGGAGGACGGCCACGTGAAGATAGCGGACTTTGGCATCAGCAACGTGTTCGAGGGCAGCGACGCGCGCCTCTCCAGCATGGCGGGGACCCCGGCCTTCATGGCCCCAGAGATGATGGCCGAGCTGGAGCAGGGAGCTGGCTTCAGTGGCAAG GCCTTAGATGTGTGGGCGATGGGCGTGACGTTATATTGTTTTGTGTACGGGAAG TGCCCTTTTTACCATGAATTCATTGTTGAGCTGCACGTCAAAATCAAGAATGAACCAGTGTGTTTTCCACAAGA AACGACCCTAAGTGAGGACCTAAAGGAGCTCATCCTATTGATGCTGGATAAAAACCCTGAAACCAGAATCACGATTCCTCAAATCAAG CTGCACccgtggatgacccagcacggTGCGGACCCCCtgcccctggaggaggagcactGCACGGcggtggaggtgacggaggaggaggtccaGAACAGCATCCGCCTTATCCCCAGCCTCTCCGCCGTG ATCTTGGTGAAGTCCATGCTGAGGAAGCGCTCCTTCGGGAACCCCTTCGACAGCCCCAGGAGCCGGGCCGAGCGTTCAATGTCGGCCCCTGGTGGCCTGCTCAC GGGCACTTGGGGTCTGCTGGGCTCCTCGATGCACGTCCACCC CTGTGGGGTCCACAGGAGGGGCAGCATCGACGGGGAGCTGGAGGATCTCTATGAGGACGACGCCATCCCCGAGTCCAGCTAG